A DNA window from Bradyrhizobium barranii subsp. barranii contains the following coding sequences:
- the mddA gene encoding methanethiol S-methyltransferase — protein MFARLAILLYAIVSYAVFTASFLYALGFVGNYVVPKSIDKSIDVGAPANLGEAIVVNMLLMSLFAIQHSVMARPAFKRWWAGSLPIACQRSTYVLLSSLILLLLFWQWRPIPAPIWQASGMIAWLLTGVHWLGWLIAFASTYMIDHFDLFGLRQALVALRGAEISGQSFRTPLLYKIVRHPLMLGFLLAFWATPEMTAGHLLFAIANTAYILVALQFEERDLIAEFGATYQDYRRRVPMLLPRIFGAPR, from the coding sequence ATGTTCGCGCGCCTCGCAATCCTGCTCTACGCCATCGTGAGCTACGCCGTCTTCACGGCTTCATTCCTCTACGCGCTCGGTTTCGTCGGCAATTATGTCGTGCCCAAGTCAATCGACAAGTCGATCGACGTCGGCGCGCCTGCGAATTTGGGTGAGGCCATCGTCGTCAACATGCTGCTGATGAGCCTGTTTGCCATCCAGCACAGCGTCATGGCACGCCCGGCCTTCAAACGCTGGTGGGCGGGAAGCCTTCCCATCGCCTGCCAGCGCAGCACCTATGTGCTGCTCTCCAGCCTGATCCTCCTGCTGCTGTTCTGGCAGTGGCGTCCGATCCCGGCGCCGATCTGGCAGGCCAGCGGAATGATAGCGTGGCTCCTGACCGGCGTACATTGGCTCGGCTGGCTGATTGCGTTCGCCTCGACCTACATGATCGATCATTTCGATCTGTTCGGCCTGCGCCAGGCTCTCGTCGCGTTGCGCGGAGCCGAGATATCAGGTCAATCCTTCCGGACGCCGCTGCTCTACAAGATCGTGCGGCATCCGCTCATGCTGGGCTTTCTGCTCGCGTTCTGGGCGACGCCCGAGATGACCGCCGGCCATCTGCTGTTCGCGATCGCGAACACGGCCTACATCCTGGTCGCCCTGCAGTTCGAGGAGCGGGACCTGATCGCCGAGTTCGGCGCGACCTACCAGGACTATCGCCGGCGCGTTCCGATGCTGTTGCCGCGCATTTTCGGAGCGCCCCGATGA
- a CDS encoding NADPH:quinone oxidoreductase family protein yields MKAVLCNSFTGPADLRLGEIATPRPASDEILIDVHAASVSFMDQLLVSGLYQMRPATPFVPGTEASGVVVAVGDKVTMFAPGDRVACSEWTGGYAERMIAKESKSVRLPDGVAFEAGATVLHNYGTAYYALAERARAQRGETLLVTGAAGGVGLAAVDLGRHLGLRVIAGVGSDDKADLVRGYGASEVINYRSEDLRSRIKSITSGDGIDIGFDNVGGAIFEQMARSMKWGGRLMPIGFTSGEIPQIPMNLPLLKNYAIIGVFVGAWAEKFSAEAARMNDTLMQLLADGKIRPHIDRVLPLEEAGDAMRAVANRTVHGRIVLKIR; encoded by the coding sequence ATGAAAGCGGTTCTGTGCAATTCGTTCACTGGCCCTGCGGATCTGCGCCTCGGTGAGATCGCTACGCCGCGGCCTGCCAGCGACGAGATTCTCATCGACGTCCATGCGGCGTCCGTGAGCTTCATGGACCAGTTGCTGGTCTCGGGCCTCTACCAGATGCGGCCGGCGACGCCCTTCGTGCCCGGCACGGAAGCTTCCGGCGTCGTCGTCGCGGTCGGCGACAAGGTCACGATGTTCGCACCCGGCGATCGCGTGGCCTGCAGTGAATGGACCGGCGGCTACGCCGAACGGATGATTGCGAAGGAATCGAAGAGCGTGCGGCTGCCTGATGGCGTCGCGTTCGAAGCCGGGGCGACGGTGCTGCATAATTACGGCACGGCCTATTACGCGCTGGCCGAGCGGGCACGGGCTCAGCGCGGCGAAACACTGTTGGTCACGGGCGCGGCCGGCGGGGTTGGACTCGCCGCCGTCGACCTCGGGCGTCATCTCGGCCTGCGCGTCATCGCCGGTGTCGGCTCCGACGACAAGGCCGACCTGGTGCGCGGTTACGGCGCCAGCGAGGTCATCAACTATCGCAGCGAGGACCTGCGCAGCCGGATCAAGTCGATCACATCGGGAGACGGCATCGATATCGGCTTCGACAATGTCGGCGGCGCGATTTTCGAGCAGATGGCCCGATCGATGAAGTGGGGCGGACGGCTGATGCCGATCGGCTTCACCAGCGGCGAGATTCCACAGATCCCGATGAACCTGCCTCTCCTGAAAAATTACGCCATCATCGGCGTCTTTGTCGGCGCCTGGGCGGAGAAATTCTCCGCGGAGGCCGCGCGCATGAATGACACGCTGATGCAATTGCTGGCCGACGGAAAGATCCGCCCGCACATCGACCGCGTCCTCCCTTTGGAGGAGGCCGGCGACGCCATGCGCGCCGTCGCCAATCGCACGGTTCACGGACGAATTGTCCTCAAGATCAGGTAG
- a CDS encoding PaaI family thioesterase: protein MTEIIIDKRFCGPPNSGNGGYVCGRLARHIPGGAEVTLRAPPPLDKPLDAVATDDGTWELRDGAKVVATGRATSVELARVETASLQEARAAELLALFKPHEHPLPNCFVCGPARAKGDGLRIFAGSLGRRAQSPVLAASWTPDPNLAAEDGLIAPEFLWSALDCPTGFACNCDQQSSAFDKTPLLLGRMSARIEARPRPGDHCIITAWPTGRDGRKRTAEAALHDETGKLLAVARMTWIAVEREVQLGRTS, encoded by the coding sequence ATGACCGAGATCATCATCGACAAGCGCTTTTGCGGTCCTCCGAACTCCGGGAACGGCGGCTATGTCTGCGGCCGGCTGGCCCGCCACATTCCCGGCGGCGCCGAGGTGACGCTGCGCGCACCGCCTCCCCTGGACAAGCCGCTCGATGCTGTCGCTACGGACGACGGCACATGGGAGCTTCGCGACGGCGCCAAGGTCGTCGCGACCGGGCGCGCGACGAGCGTCGAGCTTGCGCGCGTGGAGACAGCCAGCTTGCAGGAAGCACGCGCGGCCGAATTGCTGGCGCTGTTCAAGCCGCACGAGCATCCGCTGCCGAACTGTTTCGTCTGCGGTCCCGCAAGAGCGAAAGGCGACGGCCTGCGCATTTTCGCCGGATCGCTCGGACGTCGGGCGCAAAGCCCCGTTCTCGCGGCGAGCTGGACGCCAGATCCAAATCTGGCCGCCGAGGATGGCCTGATCGCGCCAGAATTTCTCTGGTCGGCGCTCGATTGTCCCACCGGCTTTGCCTGCAATTGCGATCAGCAGAGCAGCGCATTCGACAAGACGCCGCTGCTACTGGGGCGGATGTCGGCGCGGATTGAAGCCCGGCCGCGCCCCGGCGACCACTGCATCATCACAGCCTGGCCAACCGGCCGCGACGGCCGCAAGCGTACGGCCGAGGCCGCGCTCCACGATGAAACCGGGAAGTTGCTGGCCGTGGCCCGTATGACATGGATTGCGGTGGAACGCGAGGTGCAGCTCGGGCGTACTTCGTAG
- a CDS encoding GGDEF domain-containing protein produces MQSDEGLYSAPRWRLTRWLAEPGLGVPDDIRAALIVQLYGSLPVFAAGAVNTIAVAAVIAGRKQTAPFIVWLVMEIAICLARLAVLVSAHRRARAHRPTPTDLHLLLAVAWSASVGFGVVASLASGDWVVAMLASLSAAAMVGGICFRNFGAPRLAGTMILLSLGPIIPGAAFAGEPLFYIVYLQVPMYLAAMTAAAFRLNRMLITTMRAERENSHRAHHDALTGLLNRAGFVEALSARLGAHAERRFAVMFFDLDDFKPVNDTFGHAAGDEVLKAVAGRVRRALPDGAVVARMGGDEFVVLVDGVTAEMAQEAGYRLISEVAVSYELGGEVRAGVGASVGIAMSPDHGAEVEELLAVADAALYEAKSGGKSRCCLASVETNLAALRRLQQSGPKTPVASAA; encoded by the coding sequence ATGCAATCGGACGAGGGACTCTACAGTGCGCCACGCTGGCGCCTGACACGCTGGCTCGCCGAGCCGGGGCTAGGTGTTCCCGACGACATCCGCGCCGCGCTCATTGTCCAGCTCTATGGATCGCTGCCGGTTTTTGCTGCCGGCGCCGTCAACACCATTGCCGTCGCCGCCGTGATCGCTGGCCGCAAGCAGACTGCACCATTCATTGTCTGGCTGGTCATGGAGATCGCGATCTGCCTGGCCCGCCTCGCCGTGCTCGTCAGCGCGCATCGCAGGGCGCGTGCCCACCGCCCGACGCCGACCGACCTTCATCTCCTGCTCGCGGTCGCCTGGAGCGCCAGCGTTGGATTTGGCGTCGTTGCCAGCCTGGCCAGCGGGGACTGGGTCGTCGCCATGCTGGCCTCGCTCTCGGCGGCGGCGATGGTCGGCGGCATCTGCTTCCGCAATTTCGGCGCGCCGCGGCTGGCCGGGACCATGATCCTGCTGAGCCTCGGTCCCATCATCCCTGGCGCTGCGTTCGCCGGCGAGCCGCTGTTCTACATCGTCTACCTCCAGGTGCCGATGTATCTGGCCGCGATGACGGCCGCCGCCTTCCGCCTCAATCGGATGCTGATCACCACCATGCGCGCCGAACGCGAGAACAGCCATCGCGCGCATCATGATGCACTCACGGGGCTGCTCAATCGCGCGGGCTTCGTCGAGGCACTCAGCGCCAGACTTGGAGCCCACGCCGAACGACGGTTCGCTGTGATGTTCTTCGATCTCGACGACTTCAAACCGGTCAACGACACGTTCGGACATGCGGCGGGCGACGAGGTGCTGAAAGCGGTGGCCGGGCGCGTGCGCCGGGCGCTGCCGGACGGCGCGGTGGTCGCCCGGATGGGCGGTGACGAGTTCGTCGTGCTCGTCGACGGCGTCACGGCCGAAATGGCCCAAGAGGCGGGATACCGCCTCATCAGCGAGGTTGCCGTCTCCTATGAGCTCGGCGGCGAGGTGCGCGCCGGTGTCGGCGCCAGCGTCGGCATTGCGATGTCGCCGGATCATGGCGCCGAAGTCGAGGAATTGCTCGCGGTCGCCGATGCAGCACTTTACGAGGCGAAGTCAGGCGGCAAATCGCGTTGCTGCCTGGCCTCGGTCGAGACCAACCTCGCCGCGTTACGTCGCCTCCAGCAGAGCGGCCCGAAAACCCCGGTCGCAAGCGCCGCCTGA
- a CDS encoding TrmJ/YjtD family RNA methyltransferase — MSGTDKTKAGLSLDGPIVILVEPQLGENIGMAARAMGNFALSRLRIVNPRDGWPNIAAQRAAAGADYILEKVELFDTVGEAVADLDLLFATTARPHDQAKPVVGPEAAAAEISGHVATGGKAGILFGRERWGLTNEEVGLSNRIITFPVNPGFASLNLAQAVLLVGYEWFKRATSGELPHSMPERSERASQHQMQAFFDNLIRELDRVEFLRPAEKRDTMLVNLRNIFSRMEPTKQDMHTLHGVVMAIAEGRKGPAKGGVLDGEQATRLRALLAEHGQGGGVPDSGSTVRGLARLLRRNPTDAERLLWQALTRDRRFAGGFKRQTPVGRHIPDFVSFPHRVAIELVNPGEGETIAADRAGRRTWLEARDYRVLEIRAADVERDLEAELVRLQGMIEPSA; from the coding sequence ATGTCGGGGACTGACAAGACCAAGGCGGGCCTTTCCCTCGACGGTCCCATCGTGATCCTGGTCGAGCCGCAGCTTGGCGAAAACATCGGCATGGCCGCGCGCGCCATGGGCAATTTTGCGCTCAGCCGATTGCGCATCGTCAATCCCCGCGACGGCTGGCCCAACATCGCCGCCCAGCGCGCCGCGGCCGGCGCCGACTATATTCTGGAAAAGGTCGAATTGTTCGACACGGTCGGCGAGGCGGTCGCAGATCTCGACCTGCTGTTCGCCACCACCGCGCGTCCCCATGACCAGGCCAAGCCGGTGGTCGGGCCGGAGGCAGCTGCGGCCGAGATCTCGGGTCACGTCGCGACCGGGGGCAAGGCCGGCATCCTGTTCGGCCGCGAGCGCTGGGGGCTGACCAACGAGGAGGTCGGGCTCTCGAATCGCATCATCACCTTCCCGGTCAATCCGGGCTTTGCCTCGCTCAACCTCGCCCAGGCCGTGCTGCTGGTCGGCTATGAATGGTTCAAGCGGGCAACGTCAGGCGAACTGCCGCACAGCATGCCCGAGCGCTCCGAGCGCGCCTCGCAGCACCAGATGCAGGCCTTCTTCGACAACCTCATCCGCGAGCTCGACCGGGTCGAATTCCTGCGCCCGGCCGAGAAGCGCGACACCATGCTGGTCAACCTGCGCAACATCTTCAGCCGGATGGAGCCGACCAAGCAGGACATGCACACCCTGCATGGTGTGGTGATGGCGATCGCGGAAGGGCGCAAGGGCCCGGCCAAGGGCGGCGTGCTCGACGGCGAGCAGGCCACGCGTCTGCGCGCGCTGCTGGCCGAGCACGGCCAGGGCGGCGGCGTGCCCGACAGCGGATCGACCGTGCGCGGCCTCGCCCGCCTGCTCCGCCGCAACCCGACCGATGCCGAGCGCCTGCTCTGGCAGGCCCTGACCCGCGACCGCCGCTTCGCAGGAGGGTTCAAGCGCCAGACCCCGGTCGGCCGGCACATTCCCGATTTCGTCTCGTTCCCACACCGGGTCGCGATCGAGCTGGTCAACCCGGGCGAGGGCGAGACCATCGCGGCTGATCGTGCGGGCCGGCGGACGTGGCTGGAGGCGCGCGACTATCGCGTGCTGGAGATCCGGGCAGCGGACGTGGAGCGCGATCTCGAGGCGGAGCTGGTGCGGCTGCAGGGGATGATCGAGCCAAGCGCGTAG